The following proteins come from a genomic window of Montipora foliosa isolate CH-2021 chromosome 2, ASM3666993v2, whole genome shotgun sequence:
- the LOC137991978 gene encoding neuroglobin-like: MAVEGDSGYLVKEQITSVQETWTLVKEAQDLEHVGVEFYLRLFTDSPELLPLFSFRDIDLENEAARSDKRLKRQALATMQYVDLAVSSLNDLGSIVPTLKDLGARHVMYNVKDHHYEPVGAALLETLQNGLGERFTTEVREAWTKVYGIVANTMKAGAREVIDAQ, encoded by the exons ATGGCAGTAGAAGGCGATTCTGGTTACCTAGTTAAAGAGCAGATTACTTCAGTACAAGAAACGTGGACATTGGTTAAAGAGGCACAAGACTTGGAACATGTAGGGGTGGAATTTTACTTACG GTTATTCACGGATTCTCCAGAGTTGCTACCATTGTTTTCATTCCGGGACATAGATTTGGAGAATGAGGCAGCGAGGAGCGACAAGCGCTTAAAGCGACAAGCACTGGCCACCATGCAGTACGTTGACTTGGCCGTGTCGTCCCTCAACGACCTGGGCTCTATTGTTCCCACTCTCAAGGACCTGGGCGCGAGGCATGTCATGTATAATGTCAAGGATCATCATTATGAG CCAGTCGGGGCTGCTTTATTGGAAACACTCCAAAACGGCCTGGGAGAAAGATTTACAACAGAAGTGAGAGAAGCCTGGACTAAAGTTTATGGGATAGTGGCGAACACAATGAAAGCAGGAGCAAGGGAAGTGATCGACGCTCAATAA